From a region of the Nomascus leucogenys isolate Asia unplaced genomic scaffold, Asia_NLE_v1 Super-Scaffold_285, whole genome shotgun sequence genome:
- the FKBP10 gene encoding peptidyl-prolyl cis-trans isomerase FKBP10: MFPAGSPSHSLLRLPLLQLLLLVVQAVGRGLGRASPAGGPLEDVVIERYHIPRACPREVQMGDFVRYHYNGTFEDGKKFDSSYDRNTLVAIVVGVGRLITGMDRGLMGMCVNERRRLIVPPHLGYGSIGLAGLIPPDATLYFDVVLLDVWNKEDTVQVSTLLRPPHCPRMVQDGDFVRYHYNGTLLDGTSFDTSYSRGGTYDTYVGSGWLIKGMDQGLLGMCPGERRKIIIPPFLAYGEKGYGTVIPPQASLVFHVLLIDVHNPKDTVQLETLELPAGCVRRAGAGDFMRYHYNGSLMDGTLFDSSYSRNHTYNTYIGQGYIIPGMDQGLQGACMGERRRITIPPHLAYGENGTGDKIPGSAVLIFNVHVIDFHNPADVVEIRTLSRPSETCNETTKLGDFVRYHYNCSLLDGTQLFTSHDYGAPQEATLGANKVIEGLDTGLQGMCVGERRQLIVPPHLAHGESGARGVPGSAVLLFEVELVSREDGLPTGYLFVWHEDPPANLFEDMDLNKDGEVPPEEFSTFIKAQVSEGKGRLMPGQDPEKTIGDMFQNQDRNQDGKITVEELKLKSDEDQELVHEEL, translated from the exons ATGTTCCCCGCGGGTTCCCCCAGCCACAGCCTCCTCCGGCTCCCCCTGCTGCAGTTGCTGCTACTGGTGGTGCAGGccgtggggagggggctgggccgCGCCAGCCCTGCCGGGGGCCCCCTGGAAGATGTGGTCATCGAGAGGTACCACATCCCCAGGGCCTGTCCCCGGGAAGTGCAGATGGGGGATTTTGTGCGCTACCACTACAACGGCACTTTTGAAGATGGCAAGAAGTTTGATTCAAG CTATGATCGCAACACCCTGGTGGCCATCGTGGTGGGTGTGGGGCGCCTCATCACTGGCATGGACCGAGGCCTCATGGGCATGTGCGTCAACGAGCGGCGACGCCTCATTGTGCCTCCCCACCTGGGTTATGGGAGCATCGGCCTGG CGGGGCTCATTCCACCGGATGCCACCCTCTACTTCGATGTGGTTCTGCTAGATGTGTGGAACAAGGAAGACACCGTGCAGGTGAGCACATTGCTGCGCCCGCCCCACTGCCCCCGCATGGTCCAGGACGGCGACTTTGTCCGCTACCACTACAATGGCACCCTGCTGGACGGCACCTCCTTCGACACCAG CTACAGTAGGGGCGGCACTTACGACACCTACGTCGGCTCTGGTTGGCTGATCAAGGGCATGGACCAGGGGCTGCTGGGCATGTGTcctggagagagaaggaagattaTCATCCCTCCATTCCTGGCCTATGGCGAGAAAGGCTATG GGACAGTGATCCCCCCACAGGCCTCACTGGTCTTTCATGTCCTCCTGATTGACGTGCACAACCCGAAGGACACTGTCCAGCTAGAGACGCTGGAGCTCCCCGCCGGCTGTGTCCGCAGAGCCGGGGCCGGGGACTTCATGCGCTACCACTACAATGGCTCCTTGATGGACGGCACCCTCTTCGATTCCAG CTACTCCCGCAACCACACCTACAATACCTATATCGGGCAGGGTTACATCATCCCCGGGATGGACCAGGGGCTGCAGGGTGCCTGCATGGGGGAACGCCGGAGAATTACCATCCCCCCGCACCTCGCCtacggggagaatggaactg GAGACAAGATCCCTGGCTCTGCCGTGCTCATCTTCAATGTCCATGTCATTGACTTCCACAACCCTGCGGATGTGGTGGAAATCAGGACACTGTCCCGGCCGTCTGAGACCTGCAATGAGACCACCAAGCTTGGGGACTTTGTTCGATACCATTACAACTGTTCTTTGCTGGACGGCACCCAGCTGTTCACCTC GCATGACTACGGGGCCCCCCAGGAGGCGACTCTAGGGGCCAACAAGGTGATCGAAGGCCTGGACACCGGCCTGCAGGGCATGTGTGTGGGAGAGAGGCGGCAGCTCATCGTGCCCCCGCACCTGGCCCACGGGGAGAGTGGAG cccGGGGAGTCCCAGGCAGTGCTGTGCTGCTGTTTGAGGTGGAGCTGGTGTCCCGGGAGGATGGGCTGCCCACAGGCTACCTGTTTGTGTGGCACGAGGACCCTCCTGCCAACCTGTTTGAAGACATGGACCTCAACAAGGATGGCGAGGTCCCTCCAGAGGAG ttcTCCACCTTCATCAAGGCTCAAGTGAGTGAGGGCAAAGGACGCCTCATGCCTGGGCAGGACCCTGAGAAAACCATAGGAGACATGTTCCAGAACCAGGACCGCAACCAGGACGGCAAGATCACAGTCGAGGAGCTCAAGCTGAAGTCAGATGAGGACCAGGAGCTGGTCCACGAGGAGCTCTGA
- the P3H4 gene encoding endoplasmic reticulum protein SC65 isoform X1, whose product MEWGVVAAQGVQVTAGDTPKAGARAEGEDLGHYRTLREKRREVVTQAPPRLAALVPGAKTQRARRPPGAQPCPLPSARPPAQLRRAGGAAGMARVAWGLLWLLLGSAGAQYEKYSFRGFPPEDLMPLAAAYGHALEQYEGESWRESARYLEAALRLHRLLRDSEAFCHANCSGPAPAPKPDPDGGRADEWARELRLFGRVLERAACLRRCKRTLPAFQVPYPPRQLLRDFQSRLPYQYLHYALFKANRLEKAVAAAYTFLQRNPKHELTAKYLNYYRGMLDVADESLTDLEAQPYEAVFLRAVKLYNSGDFRSSTEDMERALAEYLAVFARCLAGCEGAHEQVDFKDFYPAIADLFAESLQCKVDCEANLTPNVGGYFVDKFVATMYHYLQFAYYKLNDVRQAARSAASYMLFDPKDSIMQQNLVYYRFHRARWGLEEEDFQPREEAVLYHNQTAELRELLEFTHMYLQSDDEMELEETEPPLEPEDALSDAEFEGEGDYEEGMYADWWQEPDAKGDEAEAEPEPELA is encoded by the exons ATGGAGTGGGGGGTGGTGGCAGCGCAAGGTGTGCAGGTGACAGCAG GGGACACCCCCAAGGCAGGAGCCCGGGCCGAAGGAGAGGACTTAGGACACTATCGAACCCTCcgggaaaagaggagagaagtcgtgacccaggccccgccccgcctTGCCGCCCTCGTGCCCGGCGCTAAGACCCAGCGGGCGCGCCGCCCGCCCGGGGCCCAGCCCTGTCCCCTTCCGTCCGCGAGGCCGCCAGCTCAGCTCCGGAGAGCCGGCGGCGCGGCGGGCATGGCTCGGGTGGCGTGGGGGCTGCTGTGGTTGCTGCTGGGCAGCGCCGGGGCGCAGTACGAGAAGTACAGCTTCCGGGGCTTCCCGCCCGAGGACCTGATGCCGCTGGCCGCGGCCTACGGGCACGCGTTGGAGCAGTACGAGGGAGAGAGCTGGCGCGAGAGCGCGCGCTACCTGGAGGCGGCGCTGCGGCTGCACCGGCTACTGCGCGACAGCGAGGCCTTCTGCCACGCCAACTGCAGCGGCCCCGCGCCCGCGCCCAAGCCCGACCCCGACGGCGGCCGCGCCGACGAGTGGGCCCGCGAGCTGCGGCTCTTCGGCCGCGTCCTGGAGCGAGCCGCCTGCCTGCGGCGCTGCAAGCGGACGCTGCCGGCCTTCCAGGTGCCCTACCCGCCGCGGCAGCTGCTGCGTGACTTCCAGAGCCGCCTGCCCTACCAGTACCTGCACTACGCGCTGTTCAAG GCTAACCGGCTGGAGAAGGCGGTGGCGGCGGCCTACACCTTCCTCCAGAGGAACCCGAAGCACGAGCTGACCGCCAAGTATCTCAACTACTATCGGGGGATGCTGGACGTCGCCGACGAGTCCCTCACGGATCTAGAGGCCCAGCCCTACgag GCTGTGTTCCTCCGGGCTGTGAAGCTCTACAACAGCGGGGATTTCCGCAGCAGCACGGAGGACATGGAGCGGGCCTTGGCAGAGTACCTGGCAGTCTTTGCCCGGTGCCTGGCCGGCTGTGAAGGGGCCCATGAGCAGGTGGACTTCAAGGACTTCTACCCAGCCATAGCAG ATCTCTTTGCAGAGTCCCTGCAGTGCAAGGTGGACTGTGAGGCCAATTTGACCCCCAATGTGGGCGGCTACTTCGTGGACAAGTTCGTGGCCACCATGTACCACTACCTGCAGTTTGCCTACTATAAGT TGAATGATGTGCGCCAGGCTGCCCGCAGCGCCGCCAGCTACATGCTCTTCGACCCCAAGGACAGCATCATGCAGCAGAACCTGGTGTATTACCGGTTCCACCGGGCTCGCTGGGGCCTGGAAGAGGAGGACTTCCAGCCCCGGGAG GAGGCCGTGCTCTACCACAACCAGACCGCTGAGCTGCGGGAGCTGCTGGAGTTCACCCACATGTACCTGCAGTCAGATGATGAG atggagctggaggagacAGAACCGCCCCTGGAGCCCGAGGATGCCCTATCTGACGCCGAGTTTGAGGGGGAGGGTGACTACGAGGAGGGCATGTATGCTGACTGGTGGCAGGAGCCGGATGCCAAGGGTGATGAGGCCGAGGCTG aGCCAGAGCCTGAACTGGCATGA
- the P3H4 gene encoding endoplasmic reticulum protein SC65 isoform X2 codes for MARVAWGLLWLLLGSAGAQYEKYSFRGFPPEDLMPLAAAYGHALEQYEGESWRESARYLEAALRLHRLLRDSEAFCHANCSGPAPAPKPDPDGGRADEWARELRLFGRVLERAACLRRCKRTLPAFQVPYPPRQLLRDFQSRLPYQYLHYALFKANRLEKAVAAAYTFLQRNPKHELTAKYLNYYRGMLDVADESLTDLEAQPYEAVFLRAVKLYNSGDFRSSTEDMERALAEYLAVFARCLAGCEGAHEQVDFKDFYPAIADLFAESLQCKVDCEANLTPNVGGYFVDKFVATMYHYLQFAYYKLNDVRQAARSAASYMLFDPKDSIMQQNLVYYRFHRARWGLEEEDFQPREEAVLYHNQTAELRELLEFTHMYLQSDDEAQLSWCLLQEALAACRGSLFWASSAHSDLCASLATCSLDLGDCSPGPSQPWPPSPASLQENRTAGHRATFFPVLPYPA; via the exons ATGGCTCGGGTGGCGTGGGGGCTGCTGTGGTTGCTGCTGGGCAGCGCCGGGGCGCAGTACGAGAAGTACAGCTTCCGGGGCTTCCCGCCCGAGGACCTGATGCCGCTGGCCGCGGCCTACGGGCACGCGTTGGAGCAGTACGAGGGAGAGAGCTGGCGCGAGAGCGCGCGCTACCTGGAGGCGGCGCTGCGGCTGCACCGGCTACTGCGCGACAGCGAGGCCTTCTGCCACGCCAACTGCAGCGGCCCCGCGCCCGCGCCCAAGCCCGACCCCGACGGCGGCCGCGCCGACGAGTGGGCCCGCGAGCTGCGGCTCTTCGGCCGCGTCCTGGAGCGAGCCGCCTGCCTGCGGCGCTGCAAGCGGACGCTGCCGGCCTTCCAGGTGCCCTACCCGCCGCGGCAGCTGCTGCGTGACTTCCAGAGCCGCCTGCCCTACCAGTACCTGCACTACGCGCTGTTCAAG GCTAACCGGCTGGAGAAGGCGGTGGCGGCGGCCTACACCTTCCTCCAGAGGAACCCGAAGCACGAGCTGACCGCCAAGTATCTCAACTACTATCGGGGGATGCTGGACGTCGCCGACGAGTCCCTCACGGATCTAGAGGCCCAGCCCTACgag GCTGTGTTCCTCCGGGCTGTGAAGCTCTACAACAGCGGGGATTTCCGCAGCAGCACGGAGGACATGGAGCGGGCCTTGGCAGAGTACCTGGCAGTCTTTGCCCGGTGCCTGGCCGGCTGTGAAGGGGCCCATGAGCAGGTGGACTTCAAGGACTTCTACCCAGCCATAGCAG ATCTCTTTGCAGAGTCCCTGCAGTGCAAGGTGGACTGTGAGGCCAATTTGACCCCCAATGTGGGCGGCTACTTCGTGGACAAGTTCGTGGCCACCATGTACCACTACCTGCAGTTTGCCTACTATAAGT TGAATGATGTGCGCCAGGCTGCCCGCAGCGCCGCCAGCTACATGCTCTTCGACCCCAAGGACAGCATCATGCAGCAGAACCTGGTGTATTACCGGTTCCACCGGGCTCGCTGGGGCCTGGAAGAGGAGGACTTCCAGCCCCGGGAG GAGGCCGTGCTCTACCACAACCAGACCGCTGAGCTGCGGGAGCTGCTGGAGTTCACCCACATGTACCTGCAGTCAGATGATGAG GCCCAGCTCTCATggtgcctcctccaggaagcactTGCTGCATGCCGTGGCTCTTTGTTCTGGGCTAGCAGTGCCCACTCTGACCTGTGTGCCTCCCTGGCCACCTGTAGCCTGGACCTGGGTGATTGCAGCCCTGGTCCATCTCAGCCCTGGCCCCCTTCTCCAGCCAGTCTCCAGGAGAACCGCACTGCAGGACATAGGGCCACGTTCTTCCCTGTTCTCCCATATCCTGCATAG